Proteins encoded within one genomic window of uncultured Desulfobacter sp.:
- a CDS encoding IS1634 family transposase has protein sequence MNIPGTEEWNFTDVKFLPIFKEYAKRINLVETINTMTDSKMDLSPGDAVLGMIMDTVSGRTPLYRLEEAFDEMDTELLFGKPISPDKFNDTNLGRVLDKLFETGTQKIFSQISQNAIGCFKLDTRHHHFDTTSVSVFGAYEDHPDTQLNITYGYSKDKRPDLKQFMVSMLCVDRNIPIIGKTQDGNASDKTLNNELLSHISSHMAEHGFKPGASIYVADSAFVTTDNLIAAEGNGIRFLSRLPANFNECKHAIAQAVAADNWVDIGALAESQSEKKPPASYRYYETTATIGDGAYRAIVYHSSAHDKRRQKRIDRILKTSKDQLEKKIKEATLQPFKCRPDAEVAAGTLVKAADKSLYNLRAEIIDVPKYGKGRPKKGEARKPKSIEYELKATVEEDPEKTEKIRLEAGCFVLITNVPAQADEQEWPGVELLRLYKEQDGIEKNFGFLKDPAIVNAIFLKKPKRVEALGLILLLSLLLWRLIERNLKLHVKKTGKRLPGWKKKPTNSPTAFMMTTKFLSILVITVGRQRKLAKPLNDTQVQYLRALDVPPECFFVP, from the coding sequence ATGAACATCCCAGGTACCGAGGAATGGAATTTCACAGATGTAAAATTTCTTCCGATTTTCAAAGAGTACGCCAAACGTATCAATCTGGTTGAAACGATCAATACCATGACAGATAGCAAAATGGATCTATCGCCAGGTGATGCGGTGCTTGGGATGATTATGGATACGGTCTCCGGAAGGACTCCTTTGTACAGACTTGAAGAAGCTTTCGACGAAATGGATACCGAGTTGCTTTTTGGCAAACCCATCAGCCCCGATAAATTTAACGACACAAATCTGGGGCGGGTATTGGACAAACTTTTTGAGACTGGAACTCAAAAGATATTTTCCCAGATTTCCCAAAACGCCATTGGTTGTTTTAAACTGGATACGCGCCACCACCACTTTGATACGACCTCTGTCTCCGTCTTTGGCGCTTACGAAGATCACCCCGATACGCAATTGAATATCACCTACGGTTACAGCAAGGATAAACGTCCGGATTTGAAGCAGTTCATGGTGTCCATGTTGTGTGTAGACCGAAATATTCCGATCATAGGAAAAACCCAGGACGGGAATGCTTCAGACAAGACCCTGAACAATGAGCTTTTATCTCATATCTCATCACACATGGCCGAACATGGGTTCAAGCCCGGTGCCTCCATTTATGTTGCAGATTCAGCCTTTGTGACCACAGATAATCTTATAGCTGCGGAGGGAAACGGCATCCGTTTTTTAAGCCGATTGCCAGCTAATTTCAATGAATGTAAGCATGCCATTGCCCAGGCTGTTGCAGCCGACAACTGGGTTGATATTGGGGCTTTGGCCGAAAGCCAAAGCGAAAAGAAACCGCCCGCATCCTATCGTTATTATGAAACAACCGCTACCATTGGTGATGGGGCCTACCGGGCCATTGTATATCACTCCAGTGCCCATGATAAAAGGCGTCAGAAACGCATCGACCGAATATTAAAAACCAGCAAAGACCAGCTGGAAAAGAAAATCAAAGAGGCGACTCTCCAACCCTTCAAATGTCGCCCGGATGCAGAGGTGGCAGCCGGCACTTTGGTCAAAGCAGCAGACAAAAGCCTTTACAACTTGCGAGCAGAGATCATTGACGTACCCAAATACGGCAAAGGACGTCCCAAAAAAGGGGAAGCCAGGAAGCCGAAATCCATTGAATATGAACTGAAGGCAACTGTCGAAGAAGATCCAGAAAAAACAGAAAAGATCAGACTTGAAGCGGGCTGTTTTGTACTCATAACCAACGTTCCGGCCCAGGCTGACGAACAGGAGTGGCCAGGAGTCGAGCTCCTCAGGCTTTACAAAGAACAGGATGGGATCGAAAAAAATTTCGGGTTCCTGAAAGATCCAGCCATTGTGAATGCCATCTTTCTGAAGAAGCCGAAACGGGTGGAAGCGCTTGGGCTAATTCTCCTGCTTTCTTTGTTGCTCTGGCGGCTAATAGAACGAAACTTGAAGCTGCATGTAAAAAAGACGGGGAAACGGTTGCCTGGCTGGAAAAAAAAGCCCACAAATAGTCCGACGGCCTTTATGATGACTACGAAGTTTCTTAGCATATTAGTTATAACCGTTGGAAGACAACGAAAATTAGCAAAGCCGCTAAATGATACTCAAGTGCAGTACCTTAGAGCCTTGGACGTCCCGCCGGAATGCTTTTTTGTTCCGTAA
- a CDS encoding IS3 family transposase (programmed frameshift), with protein MRKNYTGKFKAKIAIQMIREQDTVAELSSKYEVHRSLLTRWKKEALEGLPGVFSTAKKKTENDNQKLIDELYKQIGQLKVENDWLKKKGDTSISDRRELIDRNHSGISINRQCELLKVSKGALYYKPKTLDSYTLSLMDLLDEQHTKTPFYGSRRLTAYLNSQGHLVNRKRVQRLMRLMRIEAIYPKPKTTRRNENHKIYPYLLKDIVIDKPNQVWSTDITYIRIGNGFMYLTAVMDWFSRYVLSWRLSNTMENTFCIEALEEALRFSTPGIFNTDQGSQFTSLKYLKILQDKNVKISMDSKGRALDNVFVERLWRTIKYEEIYLKDYRTMNEAYQSLKAFIRFYNQERLHQALGYKVPMAIYHAV; from the exons ATGAGGAAAAACTACACCGGAAAGTTCAAAGCTAAAATTGCAATTCAAATGATTCGAGAACAGGACACAGTAGCTGAGTTATCATCTAAATATGAAGTTCACAGATCCTTGCTGACAAGGTGGAAGAAAGAAGCCTTAGAAGGATTACCAGGTGTATTTTCAACTGCAAAAAAGAAAACCGAAAATGATAATCAAAAATTGATAGACGAATTGTATAAGCAAATAGGTCAGCTCAAAGTTGAGAATGACTGGTTAAAAAAAAAGGGTGATACA TCAATCTCTGATAGAAGGGAACTAATAGATAGAAATCACTCAGGAATCAGTATTAACAGGCAATGTGAGTTACTCAAGGTTTCAAAAGGGGCCTTGTATTACAAGCCCAAAACATTGGATTCGTATACGCTCTCCCTTATGGATTTATTGGATGAGCAGCATACCAAAACTCCCTTTTACGGAAGCCGGAGGCTCACGGCCTACCTGAACAGCCAGGGGCATTTGGTAAACAGGAAGCGGGTACAACGCCTGATGAGGCTGATGCGGATCGAAGCCATTTACCCGAAACCAAAGACAACAAGGAGAAATGAAAACCATAAAATCTACCCTTATTTGCTTAAAGATATCGTAATTGATAAGCCGAATCAGGTGTGGAGCACCGACATCACATATATCAGAATTGGTAATGGATTTATGTATTTAACCGCCGTAATGGATTGGTTCAGCAGGTATGTCCTGTCATGGCGTCTCAGTAACACAATGGAAAACACATTCTGCATTGAGGCCCTTGAGGAAGCATTACGGTTCTCGACACCTGGCATTTTTAACACAGATCAGGGAAGTCAATTTACTTCTCTGAAATACTTGAAAATACTGCAAGATAAAAATGTCAAAATCAGCATGGATTCAAAAGGCAGGGCCCTTGACAATGTTTTTGTAGAACGACTGTGGCGAACCATAAAATACGAGGAAATCTATCTGAAGGATTACCGTACAATGAATGAAGCCTACCAATCGTTGAAAGCATTTATAAGGTTTTACAATCAGGAAAGGCTCCACCAGGCCCTGGGATATAAGGTGCCAATGGCAATCTACCATGCGGTTTAA
- a CDS encoding TonB-dependent receptor plug domain-containing protein: MKKTEKGLKKLKRKIALSFAVSLIFSQGIYAEDTPRELDSITVTAQKTEENVQDVPISMSVFDEVTLEDRNIAEVTDIARYTPGLDIIGYSTLKYAPTMRGMYADSMMGSSVAAIYVDGVPITDGTGFDQTLMDIERVEVLKGPQGTLYGKNTEVGVINVITKQPDNETRIKTDVKFGSDNLQEYKLSASGPIVKDKFYIGEVDPMSRPILTFFKLHFSEIPCQIWR; encoded by the coding sequence ATGAAAAAAACTGAAAAGGGATTAAAAAAACTAAAAAGAAAAATAGCCTTAAGCTTTGCAGTATCGCTTATATTCTCTCAAGGTATATATGCCGAAGATACGCCACGAGAGTTGGATAGTATAACGGTTACGGCACAAAAAACGGAAGAAAATGTACAAGATGTACCGATATCAATGAGCGTCTTTGATGAGGTTACATTAGAAGATAGAAATATAGCTGAAGTAACCGATATAGCAAGGTATACCCCCGGGCTGGATATTATAGGTTATTCAACATTAAAATATGCACCGACCATGAGAGGTATGTATGCCGATTCGATGATGGGAAGTTCTGTTGCGGCAATATACGTAGACGGTGTTCCGATAACGGACGGAACAGGTTTTGATCAAACTTTGATGGATATTGAAAGAGTTGAAGTTCTAAAAGGGCCACAAGGTACACTTTACGGGAAAAATACTGAAGTGGGTGTTATCAATGTCATCACGAAACAACCCGATAATGAGACGAGAATAAAAACCGACGTAAAATTTGGAAGTGATAATCTTCAAGAGTACAAATTAAGTGCAAGTGGACCTATCGTAAAAGATAAATTTTATATAGGTGAAGTGGACCCAATGTCAAGACCGATTTTGACTTTTTTTAAGCTACATTTTTCTGAAATTCCTTGTCAGATCTGGCGGTGA
- a CDS encoding AraC family transcriptional regulator has translation MSIRKQDVKSQSAGQRSPISAPREHKPRESHSTKIFKLFEGIKLVDKTMITHQDFNTRFEIPTAWVSFWFCLSGVEQTLICGARDEVIYHKGMCGLFIGQEGVKGSVIVPSRYPLRIISISLNNVSLMNILGGEYRQLPEIFRFFLEGRRSGCLHRIMPQTPMLRLALEQIRNCYLKKSFKLLHLQGKVLEIIASMLENMEIDPPPQPSLSASDVERIHYAEALLTHSILDPPSLMELARSVGMHHTKLNKGFREVFNNTAFGRLQEIRLEKARHYIESGDMNCTEAAFSVGYSSSAHFSTAFKKQYGTNPKSFIKRTL, from the coding sequence ATGAGTATCCGGAAACAGGACGTTAAAAGTCAGAGTGCAGGGCAGCGATCGCCCATTAGCGCTCCCAGAGAACATAAACCCCGAGAAAGCCATTCTACTAAGATATTCAAGTTGTTTGAGGGTATCAAACTGGTTGACAAAACAATGATCACTCATCAGGATTTCAACACCCGTTTTGAAATACCTACAGCGTGGGTATCATTCTGGTTTTGTCTGTCAGGTGTCGAACAGACTCTCATCTGTGGAGCCCGGGATGAAGTCATATACCATAAAGGGATGTGTGGCCTGTTTATCGGACAGGAAGGCGTCAAAGGATCCGTAATAGTTCCTTCCAGGTACCCTTTGCGGATTATTTCAATCTCCCTCAATAATGTATCCTTAATGAACATTCTGGGCGGGGAATACCGGCAATTGCCCGAAATTTTCAGATTTTTTCTGGAAGGCCGGCGGTCAGGTTGCCTGCATCGTATCATGCCACAAACGCCCATGCTCAGGCTGGCACTCGAACAAATACGAAACTGTTATTTAAAAAAAAGCTTCAAGCTGTTGCACCTTCAGGGAAAAGTCCTGGAGATTATTGCCTCTATGCTGGAAAATATGGAAATCGACCCTCCGCCCCAACCCAGTTTAAGTGCGTCGGATGTTGAACGAATCCATTATGCCGAAGCGCTTTTAACACACAGCATTCTCGATCCCCCCAGCCTGATGGAGCTTGCGCGTTCCGTTGGGATGCACCACACTAAACTGAATAAAGGATTCCGGGAAGTTTTCAATAATACGGCTTTTGGCCGCCTTCAGGAGATTCGCCTTGAAAAAGCGAGGCATTATATAGAAAGCGGTGATATGAATTGCACCGAGGCCGCATTTTCAGTCGGATATTCAAGTTCCGCGCATTTTTCCACGGCCTTTAAGAAGCAATATGGGACCAATCCTAAAAGCTTTATTAAAAGAACCCTGTAG
- a CDS encoding TonB-dependent receptor gives MKKTEKGFKKLKRKIALSFAVSLIFSQVIYAEDTPQQLDSITVTAQKTEENVQEVPISMSVFDELYIEDSKIESIQDVASHTSNFALQDKSGGIFTPTIRGISNSLPFSCAGSQSVSVIIDGIPVSSAQGYNLTLMDIERIEVLKGPQGTLYGKEAEAGVINVITKKPDNEIRGKIGVELGEDSKRQYALSVSGPIVKDKFYVGLSAKHYEKDGFIKNTLLGGYTNDNENDYGRVHLRYTPTDDFEISLISSILKYDNGNLDYVYPYTPGDISMSTDVQGYDKSSTTSHALKVSYDINDYFLESITTYRNIKSDALHDYSFYDYNYQREDDKYSQEFRLSHSSGFFKWVAGVYADTNEIDDSSNIVNMSSDPSTTEGDSLGVFIHTEYAINDKFSFISGVRYDKDNKEYEKSDEKLEFSDDEISPKVSLKYQYNQNSMYYATISKGYRAGGIYARAADGHSKYYETETLWNYEVGAKNTFFDNRLVVNSSIFYMKIDDMQVRVSPDDRPDESYVANAAKATSKGFEIGLNAKLTNSLELFGAFGYTDSTFDEYRDSNGDYSGNKNVYAPDYNYNIGVQYRAEQGYFARVDLNGYGRTYLDIANECSRDPYILVNAKIGYEQESYDIYLYGKNIFDEEYHSIQSGVVYSQPGEIGVQLSYRF, from the coding sequence ATGAAAAAAACTGAAAAGGGATTTAAAAAACTAAAAAGAAAAATAGCTTTAAGCTTTGCAGTATCGCTTATATTCTCTCAAGTTATATATGCCGAAGATACGCCACAACAGTTGGATAGTATAACGGTTACGGCACAAAAAACTGAAGAAAATGTACAAGAGGTACCGATATCAATGAGTGTGTTTGATGAACTTTATATTGAGGATAGTAAGATAGAATCAATTCAAGATGTTGCTTCTCACACTTCAAATTTTGCTTTACAGGATAAAAGTGGTGGAATTTTTACGCCTACAATAAGAGGTATCTCTAACTCCTTACCGTTCTCCTGTGCGGGGTCACAATCGGTTAGTGTGATTATTGACGGTATTCCCGTATCAAGTGCTCAAGGATATAATCTAACTTTGATGGACATAGAAAGGATTGAGGTTTTAAAAGGACCCCAGGGGACACTCTACGGTAAAGAAGCAGAAGCGGGAGTTATCAATGTTATCACTAAAAAACCTGACAATGAAATTAGAGGGAAAATAGGTGTCGAGCTTGGTGAAGATAGTAAAAGACAATATGCTTTAAGTGTTAGCGGGCCTATTGTAAAGGATAAATTCTATGTCGGATTATCGGCAAAACACTACGAAAAAGACGGGTTTATAAAAAATACGCTTCTTGGAGGATATACCAATGATAATGAAAATGACTATGGAAGAGTCCATTTAAGATATACACCCACCGATGATTTTGAGATATCTTTGATCTCATCTATACTTAAATATGACAATGGAAATCTTGATTATGTTTATCCTTATACTCCGGGCGATATAAGTATGAGTACCGATGTGCAGGGTTATGATAAATCAAGTACAACTTCCCATGCTTTAAAAGTATCATATGACATAAATGATTATTTTTTAGAATCTATTACAACCTATCGAAATATAAAATCAGATGCTTTACATGACTATTCATTTTACGATTATAATTATCAAAGGGAAGACGATAAGTATTCACAAGAGTTTAGGCTAAGTCATAGCAGTGGCTTTTTTAAATGGGTAGCAGGGGTTTATGCCGATACAAATGAGATTGATGATTCATCAAATATTGTGAACATGTCATCTGATCCCTCAACAACAGAAGGCGATTCTTTAGGTGTTTTTATCCATACGGAATATGCTATCAATGATAAATTTTCTTTTATTTCAGGAGTTAGGTACGATAAGGATAATAAAGAATATGAAAAATCTGATGAAAAACTAGAATTTTCCGATGATGAAATCTCTCCAAAAGTCTCTTTAAAATATCAATATAATCAAAATAGTATGTATTATGCAACTATCTCAAAAGGGTATCGTGCAGGAGGTATTTACGCCCGTGCCGCGGACGGTCACTCAAAATACTATGAAACAGAGACGCTATGGAATTATGAGGTAGGAGCTAAAAATACATTTTTCGATAATAGACTTGTGGTAAATAGTTCTATTTTTTATATGAAAATAGATGATATGCAAGTAAGAGTTTCTCCGGATGATAGACCAGATGAATCTTATGTCGCTAACGCAGCAAAAGCAACTTCAAAAGGGTTTGAAATAGGACTAAATGCGAAGCTAACCAATAGCTTAGAATTATTCGGTGCTTTCGGGTATACGGATTCTACGTTTGATGAGTATAGAGATTCAAACGGTGACTATAGCGGCAATAAAAATGTATATGCACCGGACTATAATTATAATATAGGTGTTCAATACAGGGCTGAACAAGGATATTTTGCACGAGTTGATCTGAACGGGTACGGTAGAACGTATTTGGATATTGCAAATGAATGTAGTAGAGATCCTTATATACTTGTAAATGCCAAAATAGGTTATGAGCAAGAGAGCTACGATATATATTTATACGGTAAAAATATTTTTGATGAAGAATATCACTCTATCCAGTCCGGCGTTGTATACTCTCAACCGGGAGAGATCGGTGTACAACTATCATATAGATTTTAA
- a CDS encoding AraC family transcriptional regulator, with amino-acid sequence MSIRKQDAKNQSAEQKARFSVFREHGPTGSRTAKIFKLFEGIKLVDKTMITDQDFNSRFEIPTAMASFWFCLSGVEQTLISGIRDEVIYYKGMCGLFIGQEGAKGSVKIHSSYPFRFISILFNTPALMTILGGEYRQLPEDLRFFLEGRRSGCLHRIIPQTPMLRLALEQTRNCYLKKSFKLLYLQGKVLEIIASMLENMEIDPPTQPGLSASDVERIHYAEALLTHSILDPPNLMELARSVGMHHTKLNKGFREVFNNTAFGRLQEIRLEKARRYLESGDMNCTEAAFSVGYSSPAHFSTAFKKQYGINPKNFIKRNLQVKTDI; translated from the coding sequence ATGAGTATCCGGAAACAGGACGCCAAAAACCAGAGTGCAGAGCAGAAGGCTCGCTTCAGCGTTTTCAGAGAACATGGCCCTACCGGAAGCCGTACTGCTAAGATATTTAAATTGTTTGAGGGTATCAAGCTGGTTGACAAAACAATGATCACTGATCAGGATTTTAACAGCCGTTTTGAAATCCCAACAGCGATGGCATCATTCTGGTTTTGTCTGTCAGGTGTCGAACAGACTCTCATCAGTGGGATCCGGGATGAAGTCATATACTATAAAGGGATGTGTGGTTTGTTTATCGGACAGGAAGGCGCCAAAGGCTCCGTAAAAATTCATTCCAGTTACCCTTTTCGGTTTATTTCAATACTTTTCAATACCCCAGCCTTAATGACCATCCTGGGCGGGGAATACCGGCAATTGCCCGAAGATTTAAGATTTTTTCTGGAAGGCCGGCGGTCAGGTTGCCTGCATCGGATCATTCCACAAACGCCCATGCTCAGGCTGGCACTCGAACAAACACGAAACTGTTATTTAAAAAAAAGCTTCAAGCTGTTGTACCTTCAGGGAAAAGTCCTGGAGATTATTGCCTCTATGCTGGAAAATATGGAAATCGACCCCCCGACCCAACCCGGTTTAAGCGCTTCGGATGTTGAACGAATCCATTATGCCGAAGCGCTTTTAACCCACAGTATTCTCGATCCCCCCAACCTGATGGAGCTTGCGCGTTCCGTCGGGATGCACCACACCAAACTGAACAAAGGATTCCGGGAAGTTTTCAATAATACGGCTTTTGGCCGCCTTCAGGAGATTCGCCTTGAAAAAGCGAGGCGCTATCTTGAAAGCGGTGATATGAATTGCACCGAGGCTGCCTTTTCAGTCGGATATTCAAGTCCCGCCCATTTTTCCACGGCCTTTAAGAAGCAATACGGAATCAATCCTAAAAACTTTATTAAAAGAAACCTGCAGGTAAAAACTGACATTTGA
- a CDS encoding IS1 family transposase, with protein MDVEIQLSVEGDEFWSYVSNKKNQRWTWYVIERETGIILAWHNGKRTDESCARLMEKLADFPIRYFHTDNWQSYSKFIPAEKHIIGKDNTWRIERRNLNFRTHIKRLNRKTICFSKNENIHDNVIGMYINRYYFSTGSFLEAA; from the coding sequence ATGGATGTTGAAATTCAGCTGAGCGTCGAAGGCGATGAATTCTGGAGCTATGTCAGTAATAAGAAAAACCAGCGTTGGACATGGTACGTTATCGAAAGAGAGACAGGGATTATTCTCGCCTGGCATAATGGCAAACGGACGGATGAAAGTTGTGCCCGTCTGATGGAAAAATTGGCTGATTTCCCAATAAGGTATTTCCATACAGACAATTGGCAGAGTTATAGTAAATTCATTCCGGCTGAAAAGCACATCATTGGGAAAGATAACACATGGAGGATTGAAAGGCGTAATCTGAATTTCAGAACCCATATCAAGCGATTGAATCGAAAAACTATCTGCTTTTCAAAGAACGAAAATATTCATGACAATGTTATTGGCATGTACATCAACCGGTATTATTTCTCTACTGGTTCTTTCCTGGAAGCTGCTTAA
- a CDS encoding IS1 family transposase, which produces MKQYAEIKCPRCGKDDLMKNGHSKNGAQRYLCKNCKKCFQLDYSYNAWRPGVKEQIEKQTLNSSGVRDISRNLGIAKGTVISELKKKRRRK; this is translated from the coding sequence ATGAAACAATATGCCGAAATAAAATGCCCCAGATGTGGAAAAGACGATCTGATGAAAAACGGACACAGTAAAAATGGCGCACAACGATACCTATGCAAAAACTGTAAAAAATGCTTCCAACTCGACTATTCCTATAATGCCTGGCGTCCCGGCGTCAAAGAGCAGATAGAGAAACAAACTCTGAACAGTAGCGGGGTGAGGGATATCAGCAGGAATTTGGGCATCGCAAAAGGAACTGTTATTTCCGAGCTCAAAAAAAAACGCCGGCGGAAGTGA
- a CDS encoding DUF4198 domain-containing protein, translating into MRLTAKITITTLTSLFMATTVYAHSLWVNSFESFFHKPGHTMVSIGWGHVLPIDDLPNSVNGRINIERFELFDPAMNKTALSLPPSEVAKPAQSTANVDIFAADIALQKIALKENSAPGVYQVGAVSVPTFYTKYIDKKGRSRMKMKPLDEVKDVDKLIFSAKYQAFAKSFMTLAPWSQPQALGHGLEIIPRTDLSNLHVGDLVEVDVLFNGKPLGGEMAAITAYSNNFGHPDGFTLSSGLKEGKGQFRVQSTGQWVIFTKHSDKVTKDGPFKDLYGKTTMVARSASLTFTVK; encoded by the coding sequence ATGAGATTAACAGCTAAAATTACGATAACCACACTTACGTCACTGTTCATGGCAACCACGGTTTACGCCCACAGTCTCTGGGTCAACAGTTTCGAATCCTTCTTCCATAAACCTGGTCATACTATGGTCTCAATAGGCTGGGGGCATGTGCTGCCCATAGATGATTTGCCCAATTCAGTCAATGGCCGTATTAATATCGAACGCTTCGAACTTTTTGATCCGGCCATGAATAAAACTGCCTTGAGTTTGCCGCCCTCCGAAGTTGCCAAACCCGCCCAGTCGACCGCTAACGTTGATATTTTTGCAGCCGACATTGCTCTGCAGAAAATTGCGTTAAAGGAAAACAGTGCCCCCGGTGTCTATCAGGTTGGCGCAGTATCAGTCCCAACTTTTTACACCAAGTATATCGATAAAAAGGGACGCTCCCGGATGAAGATGAAGCCGCTTGATGAGGTCAAAGATGTGGACAAACTTATCTTTTCAGCTAAATATCAGGCCTTTGCCAAATCCTTCATGACCCTGGCCCCATGGTCGCAGCCCCAAGCCCTTGGTCATGGGCTGGAGATTATTCCGCGCACGGATCTGTCAAATCTTCACGTCGGTGATCTGGTAGAGGTTGATGTCCTCTTCAACGGCAAGCCGTTAGGGGGTGAGATGGCGGCGATTACTGCCTACTCAAACAATTTCGGACACCCGGATGGCTTTACACTGTCCTCCGGACTCAAGGAAGGCAAAGGACAGTTTCGTGTCCAGAGCACCGGCCAATGGGTGATCTTCACAAAACATTCAGATAAAGTCACAAAAGATGGTCCGTTTAAGGATCTCTATGGCAAAACCACCATGGTGGCCCGGTCTGCCAGCCTGACGTTCACAGTGAAATAG
- a CDS encoding IS1595 family transposase, translating into MYIVAGHKGNPAAVLKKGRDGRRNRLRGARGRGTLEKEKPPIFGMIQRCGQVVIQMLPDVRQTTIKPLIKATIQSGTLVYTDEYAIYNRLDEWGYDHESVNHGAGEYARDDDGDGFCEIHVNTMEGFWSLLRSWIRPHRGISQEKLPFYLGFFEFVHNAGKRGKSLLHSLIEVMIK; encoded by the coding sequence GTGTATATCGTTGCAGGGCACAAAGGCAACCCCGCGGCTGTATTAAAAAAAGGAAGAGACGGTCGGCGTAACCGATTAAGGGGTGCCAGGGGCCGTGGTACGTTAGAGAAAGAGAAACCACCCATTTTCGGGATGATACAACGGTGCGGACAGGTTGTGATTCAAATGCTGCCCGATGTCCGGCAGACCACCATTAAGCCTTTGATAAAGGCCACTATACAGTCTGGAACATTGGTCTATACCGATGAATATGCCATTTATAACAGGTTGGATGAGTGGGGTTACGACCATGAAAGCGTGAATCATGGGGCCGGTGAATATGCCAGAGACGACGATGGAGACGGATTTTGTGAAATCCACGTGAATACAATGGAAGGCTTCTGGTCATTACTCCGAAGTTGGATTCGCCCACATAGGGGGATCTCACAGGAGAAACTACCTTTTTACCTCGGTTTTTTTGAATTCGTTCATAATGCTGGTAAACGTGGAAAATCCTTGCTTCACTCACTCATTGAGGTGATGATTAAGTGA
- a CDS encoding transposase translates to MKVNIKSLIDDVQCYETVRDLRWPEIRECPFCNSIRTIKKGYDDKDSAKQRYKCKDCGRRFDDLTGTIFSGHHQPLKVWILCLYFMGLNLSNNQISKELGLNRGDVHNMAAQLREGVVKKNHR, encoded by the coding sequence ATGAAGGTAAATATAAAGAGCCTGATAGATGATGTACAATGCTATGAAACCGTTCGTGACCTACGTTGGCCAGAAATACGAGAATGCCCTTTTTGTAATTCCATACGCACAATCAAAAAAGGTTACGATGATAAGGACTCCGCCAAACAACGCTATAAATGCAAAGATTGCGGAAGACGCTTTGATGATCTCACTGGAACCATTTTTTCTGGACATCACCAACCCCTCAAAGTGTGGATATTGTGTCTCTATTTCATGGGGTTGAATTTGTCCAACAACCAGATTTCTAAAGAATTGGGGCTTAATCGTGGAGATGTTCACAACATGGCTGCTCAGCTACGCGAAGGCGTGGTAAAAAAAAACCACAGATAA